In Erwinia sp. SLM-02, the genomic window TGGGATGCATCATAACCCTGAATTAAATCAATGCCCTGCTTTTCGAGCAGCGTGCTCATTGGCGGATAAACGTTAGCATCTGAGCCGGTGACGTCATGCCCCAGCGAACGTGCCAGCATCGCCAGGCCGCCCATGAAGGTGCCACAGATACCGAGGATGTGAATACGCATAAAAGGTCTTTTCCTTAAAAGTTCGTCGCACAGTGTAGCGCCCTCATCGTGCGGAAGAAACGGATTTACCCTATGTTCTTTACCGTTCAATCGGCTAAACTGCGTACGCATACGTTGCAGTTTGTAAAACAGGCTGCTACTCAACCGCAGATTCAGGGATTGTGTTATGAAAACGTTAGGCGAATTTATCGTCGAGAAGCAACACGACTTTCCGCACGCAACGGGTGAACTGACCTCATTGATCTCCGCGATCAAACTGGGCGCAAAAATCATCCACCGCGATATCAACAAAGCAGGCCTGGTTGATATTCTTGGCGCAAGCGGCGCTGAAAATGTGCAGGGCGAGCAACAAATGAAGCTCGACCTGTACGCGAACGAAAAACTGAAAGCCGCGCTGAAGGCCAGGGGTATCGTTGCCGGTATCGCATCAGAAGAAGAAGACGAAATCGTTATCTTTGAGGGTGTGGAAAACGGTAAGTACGTGGTCCTGATGGATCCTCTCGACGGTTCTTCAAATATCGATGTAAACGTTTCCGTTGGAACGATCTTCTCCATTTATCGCCGTATCACCCCTCCGGGTACGCCGGTAACCGAAGAAGACTTCCTGCAGCCGGGTAGCCAGCAGGTCGCAGCAGGCTATGTGGTTTACGGTTCGTCCACCATGCTGGTGTACACCACCGGCTATGGCGTTCACGCCTTTACCTACGATCCGTCACTGGGCGTGTTCTGCCTCAGCGCCGAGAAGATGACCTTCCCGGAGAAGGGTTACACCTACTCCATTAACGAAGGTAACTACATTCGGTTCCCACAGGGCGTGAAGAAGTACCTCAAGTTCTGTCAGGAAGAGGACCTGGAAACTCATCGTCCATACACCTCACGCTACATCGGCTCTCTGGTGGCGGACTTCCACCGCAACCTGCTGAAGGGCGGCATCTACCTCTACCCAAGCACGGCCAGCCACCCGAAAGGTAAACTGCGCCTGCTGTATGAGTGCAACCCGATGGCGTTCCTGGCCGAGCAGGCGGGCGGCAAGGCCAGCGACGGTCAAAACCGTATTCTGGACCTGATCCCCGAAACGCTGCACCAGCGTTCACCGTTCTTCGTCGGCAACGACCATATGGTGGATGATACCGAACGTTTCCTGCGTGAATTCCCGGATAACTAACGGTTAATCAGGGCGGTCAGACGACCGCCCTGTTCTTTCTGTTCAGCCGCTATGCCGGGTGACGTTCAGCACGGATACTCTCGCCCCCATCGCCAGATTAGCTATTCCCGCAAATTGTGCTGCCGCCGGCCTGCTCGGAAGAATCTGCTATCGCTCCGACGTAGTCTTAAACGCTGAAAAAGCGCAGGACTTTAAATTTGACCTGGCTATAATAGCCGGCACTCAACCTAATATGATTTAAGGAACTCAGAATGAGCCTGAACCATGTACCAGCGGGTAAAGACCTGCCAGATGACATCTACGTTGTTATCGAGATCCCGGCTAACGCTTCTCCGATCAAATACGAAGTAGACAAAGAGTCTGGCGCTCTGTTCGTTGACCGCTTTATGGCGACAGCAATGTTCTATCCGTGCAACTACGGTTACATCAACAACACCCTGTCTCTGGATGGCGACCCGGTTGACGTGCTGGTACCTACCCCGTACCCGCTGCAGCCTGGTTCAGTGATCCGCTGCCGTCCGGTTGGCGTACTGAAGATGACCGATGAATCTGGCGAAGATGCCAAGGTTGTTGCGGTACCACACAGCAAGCTGAGCAAAGAGTACGAGCACATCCAGGATGTGAACGACCTGCCAGAGCTGCTGCGCGGCCAGATCACCCACTTCTTCGAGCAGTACAAAGCGCTGGAAAAAGGCAAATGGGTTAAGGTTGACGGCTGGGAAGGCGTTGAAGCCGCTAAAGCTGAAATCGTCTCTTCTTTCGAGCGCGCTGCTAAGAAGTAAGATCGATACCCTATCGATGAAAGCCGAAAGTCACCACGTTCGGCGGCTGTCGGTAAGAGGTCAGAACAATCCGGGGGCGTTCGCGTTCCCGGATTTTTTTTGCTTTCAGCGCCTCGTGTGTCAGTAGTCATCCTGACGGGGCTAAGGCACAGCCTGTACTCTTATTTGCTGGCGGGATAGAACTCAGGGTCAACAATCTGTTCGTCACTCCAGGGGCAGAGCAACGGGAAATGTTTCTCATCAATGCCCGTTTCACGCGCCGCAGAAAGGATCGCATCACCATAAGCATCGGCCATCAGCACGGAAAACTCATTTTTCAAACTGGGATTACGCGCCAGTCGGCGCAGGATTTTTCGGCGTTGTTCCGCAATCGTCAGCTGCCAGCTTCTTCCCTGATGGCTGGGTTGAAACTGCCATTTCAATAAATGCTGAAGTAATACTTCGAGGCGTGATTCCAGTTCACGTCGTTCACTGTTTCCCATGCTCTCAATTTCCTCAAGCAGGTTCCTTGTGTCCAGCTGATGCAGCTTACCCGAACGCAGCAAATCAGCCTGCTCCTGAGTCCAGCCATAAAAATCGCTGTCATAACTCATGGTCATTGTTCCTCCCAACTTTAGCTGTCATTCCAACGCTTAAATAGTAGTCTGTCAGAGAAGGTGTCAGGCGTCAAAAGCTAGCGTACGCACCCGCACCACCAGGGTGAATCCTCCTGCCCGGTGAGCATTAACGAGGTTTCCAGCCGGACCGGGGGGCAGCGGCAGAGTAAAAAAAACACCGCTCACTGAGCGGTGTTTTTGTTTTCAGAAGAGGCCGGTTAGTCTCCGGCATCTCGTTGCAGCCAGTCACCGCTAACGATGCGCTTTCTGCCTGAGACGGAACGCTGATACACGTACAGCCACGCACTGCCGTACGGGGTTTGTAACAGCTCGCGCTTATACTCCCCGCCGGTTTCTCTCAGAGCATCCAGCTCCCCCAGGGTTGAGGCATCTATCCGATAAACTTCACAATAGACCTTACCCTCACCCGGAACAACGCCCGGGTAATGGCCAAGGCTGTAGAGCTCATAGCCGTCGATCTGATGATCGCCCAACCACTGC contains:
- a CDS encoding gamma-glutamylcyclotransferase family protein; translation: MRIIVYGSLRRKQGNSHWMTNGQWLGDHQIDGYELYSLGHYPGVVPGEGKVYCEVYRIDASTLGELDALRETGGEYKRELLQTPYGSAWLYVYQRSVSGRKRIVSGDWLQRDAGD
- the ppa gene encoding inorganic diphosphatase — encoded protein: MSLNHVPAGKDLPDDIYVVIEIPANASPIKYEVDKESGALFVDRFMATAMFYPCNYGYINNTLSLDGDPVDVLVPTPYPLQPGSVIRCRPVGVLKMTDESGEDAKVVAVPHSKLSKEYEHIQDVNDLPELLRGQITHFFEQYKALEKGKWVKVDGWEGVEAAKAEIVSSFERAAKK
- the fbp gene encoding class 1 fructose-bisphosphatase, which encodes MKTLGEFIVEKQHDFPHATGELTSLISAIKLGAKIIHRDINKAGLVDILGASGAENVQGEQQMKLDLYANEKLKAALKARGIVAGIASEEEDEIVIFEGVENGKYVVLMDPLDGSSNIDVNVSVGTIFSIYRRITPPGTPVTEEDFLQPGSQQVAAGYVVYGSSTMLVYTTGYGVHAFTYDPSLGVFCLSAEKMTFPEKGYTYSINEGNYIRFPQGVKKYLKFCQEEDLETHRPYTSRYIGSLVADFHRNLLKGGIYLYPSTASHPKGKLRLLYECNPMAFLAEQAGGKASDGQNRILDLIPETLHQRSPFFVGNDHMVDDTERFLREFPDN
- a CDS encoding DUF29 domain-containing protein, producing the protein MTMSYDSDFYGWTQEQADLLRSGKLHQLDTRNLLEEIESMGNSERRELESRLEVLLQHLLKWQFQPSHQGRSWQLTIAEQRRKILRRLARNPSLKNEFSVLMADAYGDAILSAARETGIDEKHFPLLCPWSDEQIVDPEFYPASK